TTGTTTTCTTAGTGTCTAATTTGAGTTTTCTgcgattaaaaagaaaacaacttgcCGGATTGAAAATATGCCGACATCAGACGCATGCTCATCTATAAATGAATCataggtgatgacaacaggatgtaaaaaaaatatttagtaaGCTCCCTAAATTGCAACGTGAAACTACCCAGATCAAATgtagacaaagacaaaagacaaaagaccTTTGTTCAAAATTGCAGATGTGAAAACGTACTTAGATGTGATTTGGGGTAAATActaaaacaggaagagagagaactGTGGCTGTAAATgtgtcaaactgtaaaatctaCACAGTGAAGGTTGAAAATCAGCAAAATGGTCCTTTTACTTTATCACATCACAGTAAACTCTACAGGCATTCTGGGTAATTTGTcttaacacaaaacaaaatctacTTTACTCTCCATTTCTACTTTATTCATCCAGGTACTGAATATGTTTGGGATTTCTGCTTGTGGTTCGAGGGGTAATTCACTGGGACACTAACACCAACAGCAGCGCCGCATGGGAGCATCTACCTGCACAGCTAAAGCATGAATAACCGACGCACAGCGGACACAGccggcgtgtgtgtgtcataatCTAACTGTGCAGTCATCCAAACTAGCAGCTTAATGCGGGTCCATGTGGAGAGGCTATCAAACCTGTCAGTGTTGATGCCATCAGGCGGGCCTGTGAGGTGAAGATGACaagcagtgaaaacacagcagtgtgtgcTACACCCCCACTGCTACAGGATTAGGCTAAAATAAACTGTagttaagaaaagaaaaaacacagaagcgATGCTTGGGCTTTTTTCCGGTTACGTCTTCCCTCTGGTGCGGCTACAACTGGAGGGAATTTAATCGTGCATATGTGGGGGGATTACGTATTTGCATGAGAAACCGTGACGATACTTTAAATCAAGTTCGTGCTGTAAAAAGAGAGATTATGAGAAGCCACCGTATCTACAGTGCAGACTTACGGTAATGGCCCCGTACACCATCATGGCACTGATGGTGAGCATCAGCAGAGAGATGGCAAATCCAACACAGGCATTCTCTGtgtgagacaaacagagaacaaATGCAGTTTCCAAACACAAGCGTAGATTTGTTAATACTTCAGTACAGCTGTCTCTGTGTGGGGAGTTTCTGATGAGTGGATATTTGCTTTGAGGCAGATGTGCTTTGCATACAAGTCAACACTCTCCAGGGCATCTCTCCTTCCAGCCAGCCTTGTTTCTAAAGCACGACTCTGGGAAGCATTAAGCCTCTCGCTCGACGCAGCCATGAAACTCAGACTGTGGTAATTAAAAGGCCCACATTTCAtatcctcttttctctccatcactcaCTCTCTCTAACTGCTCTGCCTGTTGCGCTGGCGTTATTGAGAAAAACCACTTGGGCAATGCTGTTGAGACAGAATGTTCTGTATTTCAGTAGCTCAAGCTGAGTGAGCTGTATGAACGTGTCAGAGACCGAAAAATAAAACTGGGTTAAACTCTGATATCCGTCAAATTGTGAATCCTGAACTAACTAACTAACGTAGATGAAAACaatctccttggcagaagtaatgAAGAGGCCCCTGTATGTTGGGGTTGATATAAATAAGTactaaaaacatatttttcatcaatttcCAATACTGATTATTTTTTTGAAAAGGGCTCCAACTAAAGATTATTCGCATTATCAAATAACCTTctgattattttattgattaatagATTTCATGGTTTTGccaataaaatgtcagataaTGTCGGAAAAAGACACTTTCATAAGATCAAATTTAGTTAAAGATGATGTCTACAAAATGCCTGTCTTGTCCAAATCAACCCAACGATTTTTCATTGACAATCACACATTTTAACTGGAGCATCGACCATTTTCACGTTCTCTCCATCAACCTGGATTGTGGtgtggtgcagcctgatgaaGCTGCTCTCAGAACCAGTAGTAATGACCACTGAACCAGTGTCTCAGCAGCCTGTGGACAACATCCACTGATCTGTGGGAATGTCGACCCACTGCGCTTGTTTCCCTTCGTACTTTGCTTAATTACTGTTTGAGAGAAACGAAGAGGCCGACCAACAAAACAACCCACAGCTAGAACGAAAGGAACCCAAACAGGCCTACCGGCCCTGCCCTggcgtgcacgcacacatgcatgcacacacaaacacgcagacacacacacacctatgacAAACCTAAATCCTTGAGGAAAGACAAAGGAACGACAACAGTGGAATGAGACtaacaacaacattttcagaCTGCGTGTAAACATCACAGCGGTGCGCTGTTGTCTCTCCGTGACTTGTTTTGTTTAGCAGTCAGTGGGGAGTTGTTGTGCTCCCTGTGGATGATGAATCACATGTTCAATCTCGGCATAACAGCAGCCCATGAGTTAGTGAAAGGGCCTAAAGAGGAACGCAGCCACGCACGGAAAACTCCAGCCGAGGAAAATATCTATTCAGTGATATTTTAATGGACAAttcaccatcagcatcatcagcTCCATCAGGACACAGAGGAATTTTAAGCACCAACAAAACGTGAGAtgtgtttgattaaattaaagcTGCAATGAATGATTACTAGAGATTAGTCGGTCAATTAAATAATTTGCTCAATGAAAAAACAGTAAATAGTGAAAAATCCACCCTTTAGTCCTTGTTGGCATAATctaatgtattgttttttccgAATAACAGAACACAGcactgaggaaaaacaagaaatattcaCAAAGGAGAAgtgaaaatacttttaaaatgttttgagtgAATAATTGATTGCAAAACTAGTTACAAGTTCATTTTCTATTAGTCACCTAACAGATGAGGCTCTGGTGTAAATGCGTGATAAAgtgaataaacagttttaaCAATGCAGTTTGTTATCCCTTACCAGACATCCTGTTGGAGGCAAAGTAATGGTCGATGACCTCATATTGCAGGTCGATGGTGGGAACATTCTCCGGGTGGGTCACAGCTACGGTCAGCAGGATACCCATCAACAGGTTGACCACCTGAGGAGAGTGGGGAGGGAAACGATTAATGGTTTTAAAGAACACTGGCTTCTGTGAcctgtttaaaagaaaaataaacttttattttgtaggaaaTGTTGTAATATGTAGTTAATTTCAAGTTCCAGCAAGTCACAAGAATTAACCGGAATAACTTTTTGAGAAGTGAAACcatttaaagaaatgatttaaagtTGATTTAATTCATTGAGCCTTTTTCTTTCATAACTTCCGCAGCAAACCAGAGCTCGAACTGGTCTCTGTGTGTTAATTTCCCCTCTCTACTATCGATAATGccaaaattaataataatacaaataaagtaacaACATTAGGAGCAATACTAATCGGTGTAGTAAAATATGGATCCTACGTCTGCGTTTACACTTGTGATGATGTATTTGAATATGATAGAACTTTCTCCACTTTCCAGTTTATTCACATCAGCACGTTTTTTCAAGCGGTTTGATTTGTAGGTGGCGTCCGATACTCATCCATCTAAACACTGATCATAAAAGTATTCAGGAATAGTTGTTTTCTTGGACACGACTTGTGTGTGATCATTTTCCCACaacataaaataattgtaaGCCTCTGGTGCGATGATGATTATTCACCTGTTACAGTAGCCGCCACCATTTGAAACATTTGACTCTTTCTATGTCAGTCTGGTTCCTTTGTGGCTGATCATGTGGCTTTGGTGTCAACAGTGTAAACAAAGTGAGGGGGGGTCACTGGGAAAACTGGTTTTCAGTGGAACTAGGGGAACGTGGCTCACGTGTTTTGTGTCGGACACAGTCCaactggaaataaataaataaaaactcagtGGGGGGGATTTTAAAAACGCAACACAAAGCAGACACATCTGTTGTGCGATCTGTGACGTGAGGAAATGAGAAGCAGATTAACCCAGATGTGGTTTCGCGGAGCTGCGGGGACAAGATGTGCTGATGACAGCGAACTGTCGCCGGAAATCCCCCCGCAGTCACAATCACAAACTACCGAGACATTAAACAAGAGGaaaatctgcttcctgttcgTAGGGATTCACGTAACCGCGGATTATTCACAGGGACAAACTTCTGTTGTGATTTGTTAGCATGCCAGCCCGAGGTGGGCTAGGTCGAGTGTTATCCGAGCTAAATGTCGTGTGTTTGCTTCGAGGGTCTCTCCAGCTGAGAGTTGGTGAATAACACGTGTCAGGTGTCAGCTTCACTTCCaacctgtcatgttttcatgtgaGAACAACCAGAAGAATTAACATAAACCCGATGGGTTGGCAGGCTAACGCTAATGCTAACGCGCCGTTAACTCGCCACGTATTCACGGTGTAAAACGGCGATAAAGTAGCAAATAGCTAACGCTGGACTTTCTGATAATAATCATAAACATATCCGGGAAGCAGTCAACGCGACCTGGTTGACCTTCATCTCACAAGTTGCTCGTTTGGCGAAGTTGACAACAAACTGGCTGTTGGCGCTAGCCCccgttagcatgctagcgacCGCTCCGTCGCCCATTTTACGCACCATGTACCATGTCCCCAGGATGATGGTCCCCGTCCGGACGTGGCAGCATCCGCAGCACCGGGTGGTGTACAGCCGGTCGCGACTGGGCTTGAAGTGATGCATGTCCTCCACCAGTGTCGGGAGAAACATCGGGAGAGTCGCGGGTCGACAGCCAGAGAGAAGAGCCTCGCAGCGGGGGGAAACCGTGACGAGCGAACGGACTCGCAGAAACGCCCACAACTTTCAGCCGCTGCCACCGCGAGGAGCTGCGAGACGGCGCCGATCAAAACAAACCCTGTGACGGGGAGGAAGAGGCTGGACCACCGCTCCggagggtggaggtggggggatTCCACCAATGGAGGGGGTATGgtacaattaataataataataatattattattattattattattacagtgtgacagtgacaataataatatgttAATTGTATAATgcaagttttattattaatttcaatatttgtatattaacaTGTATAATAGTAATAGGATATACtacattcttcttcttattatatatttttgattgATAATATGGTTGGTCtatttttgtctgtaaaataacatgattaCAATCAAGTGTTATTCTCCATAACAGACACAGGCCAGTGATGTGTGAGGAGTTAACCCCTTGTTTTAAGGAAGAAGTAAGAACTTCAGCTCCTGGAAGATATGGAGCAACTACAACCAGATTCAGTTTCATCTCCCCCGGGGCCCCGAGTTGAAGAATGGCTGATTAGGTTGGTcagaaccccccccctccagacAGGGCAGCTGTCTGCTTGAAGCTTCACAAGAGGTTTGTGTGAAGACTAGAATgtctaattgtgtgtgtttgatgttcCTGTGCGTGGTGACACATTGACCTTGACAtcatttcaagtgtttattaAATAACTTTTCACCATTACTGCTACATTTAATCACTTTATAGACAGAAGGTCCCTCAGTTAAATCTAGTTATTACAgtttatatttcaataaataaCTTTGTACTAAATCAAGTTACTCAATCTTAATAATTACTAATTCATACAAACTAATACACACTGTGCAGTCTACTCGATTAAAAGTTATATAACAAATTTATTAGCAAttatacaatacaaaaatattacatattttatggCAGATACAGAGCATTGGTCAACATGTGATACATTACAGCATCTAATTATCATCACCTCATTGTAAACAATATTTTATACACAACGTTATATAAGTTTCCCTGGATTCAAAGTGATATTTCAGTAATTGAGGTTTCCCCCCTTGACACAGTGGGTCGAATAGTTTCGGTAAAACCAGCGCTGTAGCCAGGATCCCAGAAACACTCGTCCTTCATTTATCACAACTGCAGCTTTGAGAGGCAAGATATCAACAGGTCCTTCAGCAGATCAGACTTTGGTGTTTTAACATTGTTTATAATATAAACAACAGAATGACAGTGAACGAACAAACTCAACACCAGGAACCCTGAACTCAAGCAGATACGTggaatatttattattatcccTTATTCTATTATTTACACCTGTGCTGTTTCCTATtatgacatgtcaaaatgtcatttCCTGACAAATGTGACTCGAGGTCTTATCATTTTAAGTtaaagtgctacataaatgtGTGCtgatagataaataataaaagattcGAACAAAGCAATAGTTTTTAACGGTCACTACTGGACTAGTAAGATTATTCCCAGCATACGATttccacaaataaaatgtttgcaaaACATAATATCtcttaaaatacaaaagaaacgGCCTCATTGGCAGCTGTGGCAGTTTCTTAATAAAAGACACCAAACATAAAAGTAATTTAGTCTTAGAAGACAATTCTTCTTATGTTACcctatcaataaataaaatgccaaTATACAGCGGACACATTTGCATTCTGCACCCCCACTCTCTCCGCCAAACACCTGAGGACAGAATACATTTGCTGTAGCTGCAATATCAGTGAGATAGTTTATCAAAAGTGCGGAGAGTTAATCATCTTCTTCCCGGTGGGTCTGCTGGCCCTGAAAGTATCCTACATTATCTTTGTTGCGCCACCTGTATATTAATATTGCCATCAGTATCACTGCCAGTACCAGCCCCGTTACTCCTCCTGCGATAATGCCTGTGGACATAAATCACTGAGTTAGAATAACTGGAGCAGCTGAATGGAATGCAGCCGTcgttcatttcattatttacagctTCTGCATAAAATGGTGCAAAGTACCTCCGACGATCTGTTGGTTCTCCAAGAAGCTCTTGCTGTTTGACACGATAACGTATCCTGACCTCACGTCGCTGTCAGACCACAGAGGTCTGTTGAAGGTCCGCTCTTTGCTGCCGGGACGACCCATGACGTCGCCAACATCACCTGATGAGACCGCAAACAGCAAGCATGAAGCGTATGCAAGTAGTTTTGGAAATAATAATGAGATTCATCACAGGCAAAGTGCATCAtgatcatagactgtgtataaagatggacgtgcCACTTATACACATGTTCGACCAATCACGTGTCAGACTTAGCTATAAACTTGACATTTCACATGGTTTCTTTATCatctaataactaattaaaaccaaagttgATGTGGAAATGTCCCATCCACTCAGggttcattacattacattacatatgtTCTGTAAATCctaactattttattttatattatatgatTTCAAATatcatgattaaaaaaactaacatCAGCAGTAGCCATTATGTTTAGGacgttttttattattctttataaCTAGTTTGACAATTTTAAATCAAGTATACAAAGGATCACAAAGGATTACCGTGCTCTGACCCATCCCCTGAACCAGATGTGCTCAGGTCATAGCCTGATCCCTCCGAGTCTTCAGGAGGTGTGGCAATCTGATTTCAGAGAGAACAACGATATTTTAACTCAAGAAAGACGTCTGAACAATAGCCCCACCTGTGCTGCTTCCTGCCCTGTGGTTAGGACACGTGAAAACAGACGAGATGCGATGGAAGCTTATCAACGTTGTTTCCTTGACGAAGTAATAAAGATCTGAATCACGTACTAGATACAAAGTCCCATTGAGGAGTCACACTCCCAACAACAGGCTGTAGCTGAACGACTGACGCAGGTGATCTCTGTTATCACCAGTAAAAAAGACATGAGTAGAATTTATAGCTCCAATTAAAGTGATGATGGGCCTCCACCCGTTTGACAAAGAAGCAAAGGAGCTAGAGCACAGAGGTTATTGGGAGCAGCAATttgaacagaatatatacagcaAAGATATCCATCTGGTGATGCTATCCATGACCTGGGCTGTGGGGGGCCCCTTCAATTCATGTGCACACTCCAGTTATTTAATAATctcctttatatatatatatatatatatatatatatatatatatatatatatatatatatatatatatatatatatatatatatgacaaagTAATTAAAGGTGTATTAAACCATCCATAGCTGTGTGGGTGCGACAGGCCGCTGCTCTGTCTGAATAAAGTCTCtctatccatctttctatctaataaaatatatacaaaataactGGTTTTCTGCTCCTCTAATGTAAAGGATTTCTACTGAGCCCAAACTGAGCAGAAGTAAAATCAACTAGATGGGACGTGTGATGTCCTCTGCTTGAATATATCCTCAGTTCTCTTTATTCTATTATTCATATCTTCTTCGTGAGTAGAAAGTAATGAATATATTAAATTGTCTGCATGCAATACGTAGGcttaatgtaaataataattattaatttaaagaaaatgatgaatATATTTAATTCTCTACATACAACACTTTGTCTAAAGTTAATTTactattattaattaataaagaaataattacTCTAATAAATAACCTGCATAGAACACTTCCTCTAAAGTTTATTAACTATTATTAATTTATAGAAAATACTGAATACACTCAGGTGTTTTCAGTCAAGTTAATGAATGAATATCTTTAAATCTCAGTATCATGTTTGTCATGAATGTTTCAAAGAGGATTCCTGGAGTGACTCAGACACTCAGACGCTCAGAGTAAAACTCGACGACTGTACTTTTCAGTATTTAACACAAATCAGACGTTTCACACTTTaacaacaaacagcatcaaactacaagttttataaaaaaaaacagtctcgTGTTGACGCGCCTCGCCTCGCGTTGTGTTAACACCAGGAAGTGATCGCGGTGACGTCTCCCGTCTCCGTGAAAAACACACTGGATTCAAAACTAAACAACTAACAAATAAATCAACTCACCGACGTCCTGAGCAGAAGAGCTGAGACCAGAGTGAAGAGAAGAGCCGCGGTGAGAGTCCTGCTCATGTTTCAGGTGAGTTagttctctcacacacacacacctcacacataCAGATGTCTTCAATCCTCCACTCCCTACtgatgacacacagacaaacacacacagacacacacagacacacacgcacacccccGCCCATCTATCGACTGTCACACCTACAGGTGTTGACTATCCAAACATCTTTGTTCACAAGTGACTTTAGCTATTTTACAAGGTCATAACATCAtcccattattattttttgtttatttttaagttgATTATGTTGCTCTAGGGCTGCAGCTATCGAATATTTTAGCAATCGAGTATTCTATCAATTATCCCATCGATTAATCAAGTAACCGGATacctttgcatgtgtgtgtgtctgtgtgtgggttgaGCCGGAGTCTGATGCACAAAGCTGGATATGACTCTCTTAGTCCCACCTAGGCATTTTATGGGTTTAgttgtgtttcatttatttaaaacattgttttctttattctgttcTTTTCAACGGTTCTGATTTTATGAATGCatttcaagtattttttttccttgtacACGTTCGAGCTCCACACATTCAAACCAACTTTGTTGATATggcaataaaataatgaatcttAATGCCTGGTATATTAAATTATTGAATTATCACtaatattttactgttgaaGGTTAAACTAattgcatttttatatttttgtctgcTCAAACCTTCAACAGTGCTTCTTTATTTAATAGGATAtacatgttttgttttacatggcacatctccaccaaggctgaacaatcctacacatgattgtCTAGCTCTTATTAACtgttaaagtaaatgaaaacGCTGTATTTGCACTTAATCTGCATTCCCACCCAGTTTAATGGGTTCATCCCTCCACCGACTTTAGTGAAAATTAGTTTAGTAGTTTTTAAGGTAATCCTGCTTAATTAAAAATAAGCCAAACaattcaaaaaaaacaaaacagacacatggAAACATAACTTCCATGGTGGAGGGAACttccattttaaaatcatttgcCTTTGAGTTTTAAGTTGTGATTCAACACcattttccagacttttctTCAAGCTGCTTGAAGCAATCCTGTATCCATATCTGTTTTTCctcaacaataaaatatttcttaacCAGTTACAAAATAGCACATTGGGTACACTTCAGGGTTTGAGAGTAAAACATTAAGTTATATGCTGCACAATATTCTATAAGGAAATATATATGCATGATCATTTACCAGTATTACGACTGCAAAATTAGTTGAACACAGTATTAAGTTTTTATCAGATTGACAGATTTAATAGTTTACAAGGCCTACACCGCCAAAAATATACCATGACAATTTCTCCTCTATTCTGCACATTCTGGATTATTTAATtctaaaaatatacatttgtaagatttaaaatcaataagATGTGAAACCAAAAAACGAGGAAAAACCACAACAATGCGAGTCAAATGTTAGAAGAACAGTTTAATCATACATAGTCACAATTCTGCTTCCAAAAAtgagtttgttttcttcatctaACATCTGGAAATGTACATAAGGCCACCTGAAAATGTACATGACTTTGACAGTGTGACAAAACTCAtatgttcatatttatataattgaCAATATTTTACACTGCTTTTGCTTACAAGGTAGTAGCTGTTCCAAAATACAGCACTCTTCTGTACAAAAATAATTCTTGTCATATCCTGTGAAGTTTCCATGGTAGCAGAGAGGACTAAATGCAGCCTCAGTTTTAGTacagagtgttttttttttgtattctccTATTTAAACTGTCACACATCATAAAGACTATCAACAGTGGATGTTACAGCTCCGGTACAAATAGAGGCTGGCCTTTCCcataacagattaaaaacaaaaaaccatgCCAGATTGTGAAGccataaagttttttttttaccttttttaaaaattacacttgatcaaataaaactgtataCATATTATATTCAGGGGGGAAGGAGTGATGAATATACACACAtcaaaatgcacattttttgcctttttccccccaaaaagtgTAAAAGACATCCCATTTACAGCATAAACGTTTACAAATGTACAACTGTACAGACgaaataaaagcatcactaCAAATTTAGAGCAAGGCCTGTCAAAACACCACAACTAGAcacggtttttttttttcagttaaacTAATAATCTTACACTTATTAACTGCACATATACTACATGTATTCTACAATTATTCATATGAAGCAAAGAAGCCATCACTACGAGCATTACAGGTGAATCGTATAGCTTTCGATGGCCCCACCGGCCTCCACCAATGCACTTGCATCCCcaaccaaatgaaacaaattaaaaaacaaaaaggaggaccattttaaaaaaaaaaaaaaaaaaaatctttcaacATCCCTTCCTTACACTTGTCCCACTAGTTCTAATTCATTTCACTTCACGACATTGTTTACGCTCACTACTCCGTCCTTCAGGCGGTGGGGGTCCCATCATCGGTGCAACGCCCCCTGCCCAAAAGCAACAATTTACTCATACATAAAGATGCTATACATTGTTAAACTACTACTACGCAAGAGATGAGTATTCAGTACGTAA
This window of the Hippoglossus stenolepis isolate QCI-W04-F060 chromosome 20, HSTE1.2, whole genome shotgun sequence genome carries:
- the LOC118099738 gene encoding syndecan-1 — translated: MSRTLTAALLFTLVSALLLRTSIATPPEDSEGSGYDLSTSGSGDGSEHGDVGDVMGRPGSKERTFNRPLWSDSDVRSGYVIVSNSKSFLENQQIVGGIIAGGVTGLVLAVILMAILIYRWRNKDNVGYFQGQQTHREEDD